The following DNA comes from Cellulophaga sp. HaHa_2_95.
CTTTTGGAACTACGGTTTTGTACTCCATCCAAAAATCAAACATATCTCCTAATAAAAAGATAGCCGCAGCATCTGTTTTAATTTCATCCAACCAAGCCACAAATTTTTTCTCTCTTGGATAACTGTGTTCCATAGTGGGAGCACCTAGGTGATTATCACTAGCAAAGTATACTTTCTTACCTTCTGGAACTTTTAAGGATTGCATTTATTAGAGACTATTAAGGAGATTAATTATCACTGGCGTACCACTCTGCAAAAGAGGTATCTGTTTCTTGTAGTCTTAAGGAATGTAATTGAATATTTTCTGGTAGTCTTGATTTAATACGCGCAGCAAAATCGATCACCATATTCTCACTTGTAGGTTGGTAATCGGCTAAAATTACCATGTGACCGCGGTCTGTAAGCTCTTTAGCTAATTCTACATGAGGTGTATTTTTATTAAATACGGTAGCATGATCAAACTGATCTACTATTTCTTCTTTGACAATCTTTTTTAAATCACCAAAATCTATCACCATGCCTAATTTTACATGAGAGGTATCTGTAATGGGCCTGCCAATTACCGTAACAGAAAGTTTATAACTGTGGCCATGTACATTTCTACATTTACCATCATACCCATAAAGGGCGTGACCGGTTTCAAAATTAAATTGCTTGGTGATTCTGATATTACTCATAATGATAGCTTAAACAAAATGCTTAAATAAGCTGCAAAAGTATTGATTTATATGGAGTAATTTTAAAAAACACCAATCTTAAATAAAAGGTTTTCTATTTAGATTTGGCGCAAGTTGTAATTGCTACATAATAGCAAGTGCGCCTCTGTAGCAGAACTTTATAGGAAAAGGAACCTTTTAAGGCTATTACTTTCTTTTAAATTTTTTATTATTTCTGTATTTATTGAAAAAATAGATAGCACCAACGATTAATAATAATAAGGCAAAAAATGTACTGCCGTTTAAAAACTCAAGTATTTTCATGATAAATAATAATAGGATAAAAGAATAGAACGATTATTTTTTAGAGATATTATTTTTTAAATTTTTCTAAGGTATTTTTTGTAAATTCTGACAAGGCTAACTTTCCTGTGATGGCAGCTCTTTCAGGTAATAAGGCATCCCAATGGTCTGTGTTTTTCCAGAGCACCTTTTTCCAATCTTCCAAGGCTTGCGGATTGTATTGCGATAGGCTATTGGTATAAAAATCTAACTCTTTGTCTAACTCAGAAATAGAATCATAAACTTTGGCAAATAAGCCTTTCTCTTGCGCCCAGTACGCATTTTTCCATGCTGTAGGGCATAAGGATAATTCAGATAAAGCAGCAGTTCCTAGCTTGCGCTCTACGGCTGGCTCAATCACAAAAGGAGCTATGCCAATAGTAAGCTCAGACAAACGAATTGAAGCGCTTTCTGTAGCGTAAACAATATCACAGGCGGCTGCTAAACCAACACCACCGCCAACAGTCTTACCTTGTACGCGTCCAACAATTACTTTGCTACACGTACGCATGGCATTGATAACCTTTGCAAAGCCATTAAAAAAAACTTTTCCTTCTTCCAGTGTAGATACGGCTACCAATTCATCAAAAGATGCGCCAGCACAAAAAGTACTATCGCCTTCAGATTTAAGAATAATTACGGTAACCTCTTTATTTGCTGAAAGTTTAGAGAACTCACTTGCTAACCGATCTAGTAATTCACTTACAAAGGAGTTGCTTGCTGGATGGCCAAACTCTAGGGTTGCCACCTTGTTTTCTATTTTCGTAAAAAGACTTCCGTTAGGTCTTGTAGTAGCCATATATTGTAATTTATATCAAAAGTAAATAAAAAATAAGAGAGCCTAAGGCTCATCATAAAGTTCTAAGCGGCATAAATTTTCTTTTAAACTCGATAACCAAGGCACCACCACGGATAAACATCCAGAGGGTAAATGCGATCCAAATACCTTGGAGTTCTAAACCAAAATACTTCCCGATAAATAAAGCGGGAATAAAACCTAGGAAAGTGGCAGCTAATAAGGTATTCCTCAAATATTTCATTTCACCTAAACCTTTAAATAAACCGTCAAATATAAATGCGATACTATTTATAGGTTGCCCTAGAATTACAATAAAAAAGATGCTATAAAAAGCGTTCAGTACCGGAATGTCATTGGAGAAAAAGGTTCCAATCGGGGTGTAAAAAATAAAGCCTAAGGTCATAAGCAATAGGCTGACAAGTACACCATATATCATAATTTTTTTTGCCAGTAAAAAGAGACCGTCATAGTCTTTACTCCCCAGTAGTTTTCCTCCCATAATATTACCGGCAGCAGCATAGCCATCAATAAAAAAAGCAGAGAAAAGCCATAGATTTATGGCAATGGTATGCGCGCCAATATACTTATCGCCAAGTGCTGTGGCCTCTCTAACAGCTAATATTAGCGCAATGTTAAGTGCTAAGGCTCTTACAAATAAGTTTAAACTCATGATGATGAGTCTGCCTAATTCTGGATGTAAAGGAAGTTCAGGTTTTAAGCGAATAGTTGTTTTTGTCAAGAGTAAAATAAAAGCCATAATAGCCATAACTGCCTGTGCAAGTAAACTTGCCCATGCCGCGCCTTCTAAGTACATAGGCTCTAAAATATCTGTAATTCCGTAAACAAAAATATAATCAAGAAACACATTGAGAACTGCACCAACAATAGCAATCAGCATGGGGTAAAATGTATTTTGTAATCCTCTGAAAATGCCCATTACGGCAAAGGTGAACAGGGTTAGTGGAAAGCCCCAAACTCTAATAGAGTAATAGGAAATACAGTACTCTAAAATTTTCCCTGTAGCGTTTAAGAATCTAAAGATATCGTCTACAATAAAGATGGTTGATAGTAAAATTAAAATACTCAGCCCAATATTCAAATAGATGGCTTGTGCGGGTAATGATTTTATTGCTTCTTTTTTTCCGGCCCCAACATATTGAGAGATTATGGCAGAAATGGCACTTCTAGTTTGCCCTAAAATCCAAATTAGCATAGATAAAAAAGAACCTACAATACCTGCCGCAGCCAAAGATTCTATACCATCTACCTCAATATTGCCAACGATTGCAGTATCCGTAATAGAAAGTAAGGGTTCTGCTATGCCCGCAATAGTTGCCGGGATTGCCAGTTTATTAATGTCTTTAAAAGTGATGGTATTCTTCAAGTAAAAAGGAATTTATAGTACAAGCTCGTAACAATGAAAAGGATGTATACTTTGTTTTGGAAAGTAGATATCGCCTAGTTTTTTATAGCCCCGAGCTTCGTAAAATTTTTGATTTCTTTTATTTTGGCTAAAGGTATCTAATCTTACACTGCTATAATTTTTTTGCTTGGCGTAATTTTCAGCGAAAGTCATCATTTTTTGAGCATAGCCCTTTCCTTGGTTCTCGGGATGCACAGATAGTCTGTGAATATAAATGTTATTTTTATTTTCTGTGAGCCATTTTATGGGCTGGTATTCCTGATCCATATGGGTAGAAATAACAATGGTGCCTATAATTTTAGAATTTTCTTCTAGGACATACAATTCATTTCGCTCTATGTCGTTCTCAAAAGCGTCTTTTGATGGATAATGTTCATTCCATTGATGAATACCGTTATTAGACATTTTTAAAGCACAGGCTCTAGTAATTTTAAGAATATCGGGAATTTCTAATATCTTTGCGCGACGCATTTTTTTAGTATATTTCTTTATTATTTGTAAATTTAAAAGATATAAAATAAAAGCGTAGTGCATTTTTTGAAATCAATTTATTGCGATTGCTTTTTGTTTCAACTAAAAAAATATAGACTACTAAAACAAACAATTTCTACACATGAAAAATATATTAGTTCCGATTGGTACCTCACCAGATTCTCATGAAACTTTACAATACGCAGTAGATTTTGCGACTCAGTTTTCTTCCGAAATTTATGTAATGGAAGTATTTAGTGTGTCTGCCAACGCCGGTACATTGAGTAACGTTTCTGGAAAAATTACAGAAAATAGTATTGAGCGTTTAAAAGAAATAATAGAGAAGGTCGATGCTAAAAATGTTGTCATTAAGATTGCAACCTACAATGGAGGTATTGTGAGTGGTGTAAAAGATATTAATAAGGAATTAGGAATAGATTTAATTATTATTTCTCCTAAAAGTAATGATATAAAAGAAGGTTTGTTCTTAGGGAATACTTCTGGTAAAATTGTAAAGCAAACAAATATTCCTAGTTTAATTGTACCTAAAGGAAGTGTGTTTGCACCTTATAGAACAATACTTACCGCATTTAAATCAGGAGTGTTAAAACGTAATAGAATTTTAGTGCCATTAATTCAGATTAAAAAGAAATTTGGCTCTGTAGTGAATCTTTTATTGGTAAAAACACCTGGATATACCGATGCAGATTTAAAAATCAATACCGCTTTAATGGATATCAGCTCTCAGCTTACTTTAACCGAAAATGCCACTACGTATTTAGGAGTATTGGAACACTTTCAAGCGCAGCACCCAGATTTACTATGTGTTTTTAGAAGAAGAAGAGGTTTTTTTAAGACCTTATGGGAAAAGAATACCATATCAAAAGAAGAGTTTTATTCTCCAGTTCCCGTTTTAGTTTTAAGTGTAAAGAAAGATTAATTTTTCACTTTGATTCACAAATAAAATAGACGTTCTTTGAAGGGTCTATTCGGGGGATTAGCTCAGCTGGCTAGAGCGCTTGCCTGGCAGGCAAGAGGTCACCGGTTCGACTCCGGTATTCTCCACAAACCATCACTAAAAGTGATGGTTTTTTATTTTATAGCACTTCCTGTGCATCCTGGTGCTTCATGGGTTTAATTTGTTATTTTTGTTTGGGGAGGCATTAATAGCATATGAGAAGACACCTTGGAATCACAATTTTACTTTTAGTCTGTTCATTTTCATGCAATCAAATAGAAAAAAAACCTATTGATTCGGTAAATGAGATGGATGTAGTAGCCACTCCTCCTAGTTTATATACGGATTTAGAGGGTAATCCTATTTCTTTAAATGATTATAAAGGCAAGAAAATATTGCTGAATTTTTGGGCAACATGGTGTAGGCCTTGTGTTGAGGAAATGCCTTCTTTAGAGCGCGCCATGGCATTATTGAAAGAAGACAACTATGTCTTTCTTTTAGCTACCGATGAGTCCATTGAAACCATAAACAATTTTAAAGCTCACATGAATGTTAAACTTAATTTGATACGTTACACTGGTGCCCTATCGCAATTAAAAATTTATGCGTTACCAGCCACATTTATGTATAACGAGCAAGGAAAGGAAGTCAACGTAATTAGGGGAGCAGCTGAGTGGGATGCTCCCGAAATGATTAAGAAACTAAAAAATTTCAACTAAATGAAGCTTATACACTTCCTAACAGCAACCATAGTACTAGCGTTATTTGTTTCATGTACGTCTAAAAAGAAAGAGCAAACATCCTCAGAAAAAAATGTTGTAGTGGTACACCCTTTGGCATTTCCTGGCGGCACAGAAACATCATTACCGCATTTATTTTCTAATACGGAACAAACCATACTCTCTTGGGTAAAAAGGATCAATGATTCTGTAACGCAGTTAAATTACTCCTATTTAAAAGAGGGGAATTGGGAGCAGCCTAAGGAAATTATAACAGGTAAAGATTGGTTTGTGAATTGGGCAGATTATCCAACCATTACGGAGAATAATGGAAACTTACTTGCGCATTACCTTAAAAAATCTTCCAAAGAAACTTTCGCATATGACATCAAATTGAATGTTTTATCCAAGGATGCCTTAAAATGGGAAACGCAGAAGGAATTACATACCGATAATACAAAAACGGAACACGGTTTTGTAACGGTTTTGCCTTATCAAGAGGATTCATTTTTTATCACGTGGCTAGATGGGAGAAACACATTGTCTAATGCAACTGATGCCCATGCGGGTCATGGAGGTACTATGGCTCTTAGAGCTGCTAAGGTTTCTTCAGAAGGTATCGTTAGCGAAGAGGTGCTTTTAGATCCTAAAACCTGTAGCTGTTGCCAAACTACTGCGGCAATTACGGCTAATGGCCCTATTGTTTTATACCGAGACCGTACGGATGAGGAGATTAGAGATATTGCCATTACAAGACGCGTAGATGGGAAATGGACGACTCCTAAATTTATTCATAAGGACGGATGGGAAATAAATGGCTGTCCTGTGAACGGCCCTAAAGTAGATGCTATAGATAATAATATAGTAGTTGCTTGGTTTACAGCGGTAAATGGGGAGCCAAAAGTGCAATTAATCTTTTCTGAAAACGGAGGCGAAGATTTTTTAGAACCTATATTAATTAGCAACAAGGAAACTTTGGGCAGGGTAGATGTTGAAATGCTAAACCCTGATACTGCTATAGTAAGTTGGATGGAAACGATAGCGAAAACAACCTACTTAAAAGCGATGAAAGTAACTAAAAATGGGGTGCAATCTACGCCAATTTCTATAAGTGTATTGGGCGACTCTCGAAACACGGGGTTTCCTCAAATGGAAAGAGTAGGCGATAAAATGTACTTCGCATGGACCTCGCACGATGCTAAAATATCAAGTATAAAAACAGCATGCGTTGCCTTAAATTTGTTCTAAAAAACCATGCTTTAAGGTATAAAAAAAATAGTGGAGTATAGCTCTGCGATTTTCATTATGAACCAAAATAGAGGTCAATAACCTAAAGTTTGCTCCATTCTTGAAGTTTCAATTTCACTTGCGTGATAATTTAACTTTCCTACATTTACTCCGGTGTTGATATGACCTGTTAAGCGGCATCAGTTCTATTGTAATTATAGACGCTACGGCTCTCTAATGCAAGTTCTCGTCTTCTTTCTTCTGCAATATGCACTTTAAGTGCTTTATGTATTTTTGTAGCTTTTTACGTGTTAAAATGTATAATAACCCAAAGTTGTTAACGTTTAAATAATTACAAAATGTAATTATTGATCCTTTGTGGCGTCCAATACTATAATCTCTTATGGAGATAAATGGGTTTGAAGTGTCGCCTGAGGTAACTTAAGAAAATACTTTAGATGCTAGTCACGGCAATTAGCCCTAGTTTTATAATTAGCTTAAAATCAGCAACTATTGAAAACACTTACGACATATTGGTTTCTACAAGATTTTAATCTATTTAAAAAATTAGGGATGTCTGCAATGATGGAAATGTGCGATTTGTTAGAGATGGAAAATATTGATAAGGGGCAAACCATACAAATTGGTACCCGCAATAAGAAGTGTGTTTTCTTTTTAAAAAAAGGCGCAGTTAAAATCATGGATGCCTCTAGTAATACCACAAAGTACATCGTTAAAAATGGTAATATTTTTGGAGAACTTTCATTATTTAATTTGGAAGCGGCTTCAAATGAAGTGGCGCAAACGCTTGAGGATTCTATCATTTGCTATATAGAATCTGATACAATGGAAAGACTTGTAGAGAAGCATAGTTCATTAAAAAATAGAATTCTTAA
Coding sequences within:
- a CDS encoding TlpA disulfide reductase family protein, whose protein sequence is MRRHLGITILLLVCSFSCNQIEKKPIDSVNEMDVVATPPSLYTDLEGNPISLNDYKGKKILLNFWATWCRPCVEEMPSLERAMALLKEDNYVFLLATDESIETINNFKAHMNVKLNLIRYTGALSQLKIYALPATFMYNEQGKEVNVIRGAAEWDAPEMIKKLKNFN
- a CDS encoding universal stress protein, which translates into the protein MKNILVPIGTSPDSHETLQYAVDFATQFSSEIYVMEVFSVSANAGTLSNVSGKITENSIERLKEIIEKVDAKNVVIKIATYNGGIVSGVKDINKELGIDLIIISPKSNDIKEGLFLGNTSGKIVKQTNIPSLIVPKGSVFAPYRTILTAFKSGVLKRNRILVPLIQIKKKFGSVVNLLLVKTPGYTDADLKINTALMDISSQLTLTENATTYLGVLEHFQAQHPDLLCVFRRRRGFFKTLWEKNTISKEEFYSPVPVLVLSVKKD
- a CDS encoding 6-carboxytetrahydropterin synthase; protein product: MSNIRITKQFNFETGHALYGYDGKCRNVHGHSYKLSVTVIGRPITDTSHVKLGMVIDFGDLKKIVKEEIVDQFDHATVFNKNTPHVELAKELTDRGHMVILADYQPTSENMVIDFAARIKSRLPENIQLHSLRLQETDTSFAEWYASDN
- a CDS encoding GNAT family N-acetyltransferase — its product is MRRAKILEIPDILKITRACALKMSNNGIHQWNEHYPSKDAFENDIERNELYVLEENSKIIGTIVISTHMDQEYQPIKWLTENKNNIYIHRLSVHPENQGKGYAQKMMTFAENYAKQKNYSSVRLDTFSQNKRNQKFYEARGYKKLGDIYFPKQSIHPFHCYELVL
- a CDS encoding Crp/Fnr family transcriptional regulator — its product is MKTLTTYWFLQDFNLFKKLGMSAMMEMCDLLEMENIDKGQTIQIGTRNKKCVFFLKKGAVKIMDASSNTTKYIVKNGNIFGELSLFNLEAASNEVAQTLEDSIICYIESDTMERLVEKHSSLKNRILKIYGLRIQKLENRLENLLFKDSKTRIEDFIQSYIEEFGVVKEHKIEAKNLLSHKDIANLTNTSRQTVNNVLSTLRKDEKIFYDSKYISIINKKQLKAKQATIATN
- a CDS encoding MATE family efflux transporter; its protein translation is MKNTITFKDINKLAIPATIAGIAEPLLSITDTAIVGNIEVDGIESLAAAGIVGSFLSMLIWILGQTRSAISAIISQYVGAGKKEAIKSLPAQAIYLNIGLSILILLSTIFIVDDIFRFLNATGKILEYCISYYSIRVWGFPLTLFTFAVMGIFRGLQNTFYPMLIAIVGAVLNVFLDYIFVYGITDILEPMYLEGAAWASLLAQAVMAIMAFILLLTKTTIRLKPELPLHPELGRLIIMSLNLFVRALALNIALILAVREATALGDKYIGAHTIAINLWLFSAFFIDGYAAAGNIMGGKLLGSKDYDGLFLLAKKIMIYGVLVSLLLMTLGFIFYTPIGTFFSNDIPVLNAFYSIFFIVILGQPINSIAFIFDGLFKGLGEMKYLRNTLLAATFLGFIPALFIGKYFGLELQGIWIAFTLWMFIRGGALVIEFKRKFMPLRTL
- a CDS encoding enoyl-CoA hydratase/isomerase family protein, with protein sequence MATTRPNGSLFTKIENKVATLEFGHPASNSFVSELLDRLASEFSKLSANKEVTVIILKSEGDSTFCAGASFDELVAVSTLEEGKVFFNGFAKVINAMRTCSKVIVGRVQGKTVGGGVGLAAACDIVYATESASIRLSELTIGIAPFVIEPAVERKLGTAALSELSLCPTAWKNAYWAQEKGLFAKVYDSISELDKELDFYTNSLSQYNPQALEDWKKVLWKNTDHWDALLPERAAITGKLALSEFTKNTLEKFKK